One part of the Macaca mulatta isolate MMU2019108-1 chromosome 6, T2T-MMU8v2.0, whole genome shotgun sequence genome encodes these proteins:
- the GM2A gene encoding ganglioside GM2 activator — protein MQSLMQAPVLIALGLLFAAPAQAHLKKLGSFSWDNCDEGKDPAVIRSLTLEPDPILIPGNVTVGVVGSTSVPLSSPLKVELVLEKEVAGLWIKIPCTDYIGSCTFEDFCDVLDMLIPTGEPCPEPLRTYGLPCHCPFKEGTYSLPKSEFVVPHLELPSWLTTGNYRIESILSNRGKRLGCIKIAASLKGV, from the exons ATGCAGTCCCTGATGCAGGCTCCCGTCCTGATCGCCCTGGGCTTGCTTTTCGCGGCCCCTGCGCAAGCCCACCTGAAAAAG CTTGGTAGCTTCTCCTGGGATAACTGTGATGAAGGAAAGGACCCTGCGGTGATCAGAAGCCTGACTCTGGAGCCTGACCCCATCCTCATTCCTGGGAACGTGACTGTCGGTGTCGTGGGCAGCACCAGTGTTCCTCTGAGTTCTCCTCTGAAG gtGGAGTTAGTTCTGGAGAAGGAAGTGGCTGGCCTCTGGATCAAGATCCCATGCACAGACTACATTGGCAGCTGTACCTTTGAAGACTTCTGTGATGTACTTGACATGTTAATTCCTACTGGGGAGCCCTGCCCAGAGCCCCTGCGTACCTATGGGCTTCCTTGCCACTGTCCCTTCAAAGAA GGAACCTACTCACTGCCCAAGAGCGAATTCGTTGTGCCTCACCTGGAGCTGCCCAGTTGGCTCACCACTGGGAACTACCGCATAGAGAGCATCCTGAGCAACCGTGGGAAGCGTCTGGGCTGCATCAAGATCGCTGCCTCTCTAAAGGGCGTATAA